From Glycine max cultivar Williams 82 chromosome 11, Glycine_max_v4.0, whole genome shotgun sequence, the proteins below share one genomic window:
- the LOC100787408 gene encoding uncharacterized protein — protein sequence MASMMDAMLGMKQLMESNAATVAAISSAAEANPTLLTVAHHLIPNIVGRERSMSRHVNIPHPGYNRGTYPYGLPPNYTPPAVHDDVGHVPPLILEGEPPRHPDGVQENPREHAQGDVDSYFPAKGPAPNTLPQPNITREPRSHLTQPIFLSVGGPPLAAEGKGKLDLIEERLRVVEGFGDYPFADMIDLCLVPDVVIPPKFKMGAYSRDEKLLMHFFQDSLAGAAVIWYTNLEASCICTWKDLITAFLRQYLYNFYMAPDRTQLQNMVKREHKSFKEYARHWRDLAAQVAPPMVEREMVTMMVDTLPVFYYEKLVGYMPSSFADLVFIGERIEVGLKRGKFDYVSPVGASGRRTGMAGAKKKEGDAHIVTSTPAWPKPPQTPHGTHQYAQHHPSFSACTGGSSDTALAQPRVPTPPQGGAPQALAPTRPQPANNAHFGSGPNTARNFSPRQAQIFAPIPMMYGDLLPSLIANQLVVVIPGKFPQPPFPKWYNPSATCAYHGGAPATQSSSAWP from the exons atggcttccatgatggatgccatgCTAGGAATGAAACAACTTATGGAGAGTAACGCGGCCACCGTCGCCGCTATTAGTTCAGCTGCCGAGGCAAACCCGACTCTTCTGACTGTTGCGCACCACCTTATTCCAAATATTGTGGGACGAGAGAGAAGCATGTCGAGGCACGTCAACATCCCCCATCCGGGTTACAACCGAGGAACTTACCCCTACGGtttaccacctaattacacacCACCAGCCGTACATGACGATGTGGGTCATGTTCCTCCCCTCATCCtcgaaggggagcctcctcgacatcCTGACGGGGTCCAAGAGAATCCTCGAGAGCATGCTCAGGGAGATGTCGACTCTTACTTTCCTGCTAAGGGGCCAGCGCCCAACACATtacctcaacccaacatcacgAGAGAACCTCGAAGCCACCTAACGCAGCCAATATTTCTGTCCGTGGGAGGGCCACCCCTGGCAGCAGAAGGAAAGGGGAAACTTgatctcatcgaagagagattgagGGTTGTCGAGGGATTCGGTGATTATCCATTCGCGGACATGATCGACCTTTGCTTGGTGCCGGACGTCGTCatccctccgaagttcaag ATGGGAGCATATTCCAGGGACGAGAAgttattgatgcatttctttcaagatagcttggctggggCAGCAGTCAtctggtacactaatctagaGGCTTCCTGCATCTGCacctggaaggatctgattaccgccttccttagGCAGTATCTGTACAACTTTTACATGGCTCCCGACCGGACTCAGCTGCAAAACATGGTTAAACGGGAACATAAGTCTTTTAAAGAATACGCTCGGCATTGGAGGGATCTAGCAGCGCAagtagcccctcccatggtcgagagGGAAATGGTTACTATGATGGTGGATACCTTGCCTgtattttactatgagaagttagtAGGCTACATGCCCTCTAGCTTCGCGGACTTGGTTTTCATCGGAGAAAGGATTGAGGTGGGTTTAAAGaggggaaagtttgattacgtctcCCCGGTAGGTGCCAGCGGTAGGAGGACCGGAATGGCTGGGGCaaagaagaaagagggagaTGCCCATATCGTCACTTCAACACCTGCGTGGCCCAAGCCGCCGCAAACTCCCCATGGTACCCACCAATATGCACAACATCATCCGAGTTTTTCGGCTTGCACCGGGGGCTCTTCCGACACAGCGCTCGCCCAACCAAGGGTGCCCACACCCCCACAAGGGGGGGCTCCTCAAGCTTTGGCTCCAACCCGGCCTCAGCCAGCCAACAATGCCCACTTTGGCTCGGGCCCCAACACGGCAAGAAACTTCTCTCCAAGGCAAGCTCAGATTTTCGCCCCGATCCCAATGATGTATGGGGATCTCTTACCGTCTctcatcgccaaccaattgGTCGTGGTGATTCCAGGAAAGTTCCCCCAGCCTCcattcccaaagtggtataaccctAGCGCAACCTGCGCGTACCATGGGGGAGCCCCGGCCACTCAGTCGAGCAGTGCTTGGCCTTGA